The Phacochoerus africanus isolate WHEZ1 chromosome 3, ROS_Pafr_v1, whole genome shotgun sequence genome window below encodes:
- the WDR33 gene encoding pre-mRNA 3' end processing protein WDR33 isoform X7, whose protein sequence is MATEIGSPPRFFHMPRFQHQAPRQLFYKRPDFAQQQAMQQLTFDGKRMRKAVNRKTIDYNPSVIKYLENRIWQRDQRDMRAIQPDAGYYNDLVPPIGMLNNPMNAVTTKFVRTSTNKVKCPVFVVRWTPEGRRLVTGASSGEFTLWNGLTFNFETILQAHDSPVRAMTWSHNDMWMLTADHGGYVKYWQSNMNNVKMFQAHKEAIREASFSPTDNKFATCSDDGTVRIWDFLRCHEERILRGGLRKITDFLFLL, encoded by the exons ATGGCTACAGAAATTGGTTCTCCTCCTCGTtttttccatatgccaaggttcCAACACCAGGCACCTCGACAGCTGTTTTATAAGCGACCTGATTTTGCACAGCAACAAGCAATGCAACAGCTTACCTTTGATGGAAAACGAATGAGAAAAGCAGTAAACCGAAAAACCATAGACTATAATCCATCTGTAATTAAGTATTTAGAG aatAGAATATGGCAAAGAGACCAGAGAGATATGAGGGCAATTCAGCCTGATGCAGGTTATTATAATGAT cttGTCCCACCTATAGGGATGTTGAATAATCCTATGAATGCGGTGACAACAAAGTTTGTTCGAACATCAACCAATAAAGTAAAGTGTCCAGTATTTGTTGTTAGG tggACTCCAGAAGGAAGACGTTTGGTCACTGGAGCTTCTAGTGGAGAGTTCACCTTGTGGAATGGGCTCACTTTCAATTTTGAAACAATATTACAG GCTCACGATAGCCCAGTGAGGGCCATGACTTGGTCACATAATGATATGTGGATGTTGACAGCAGACCACGGAGGATATGTGAAATATTGGCAGTCGAACATGAACAACGTCAAGATGTTCCAGGCACATAAGGAGGCGATTAGAGAGGCCAG TTTCTCACCCACGGATAATAAATTTGCTACATGCTCTGATGACGGCACTGTTAGAATCTGGGACTTTCTTCGTTGCCATGAGGAAAGAATTCTCCGAG